One segment of Nostoc flagelliforme CCNUN1 DNA contains the following:
- a CDS encoding type II toxin-antitoxin system HicB family antitoxin, whose product MNKYTIVIQWSEEDQCYVVLLPEFTHIMQPCTHGETYEDALKNAQEVLEMLIESSLADGEPLPEPKTLGNAIKVAL is encoded by the coding sequence ATGAATAAATATACAATCGTGATTCAATGGTCAGAAGAAGATCAATGTTATGTGGTTTTGCTACCTGAGTTTACGCATATAATGCAGCCTTGCACTCACGGAGAGACTTATGAAGACGCTCTAAAAAATGCTCAAGAAGTTTTAGAGATGCTGATTGAGTCATCTTTGGCTGATGGTGAACCTCTACCAGAACCAAAAACATTAGGAAACGCTATAAAAGTGGCGTTGTGA
- a CDS encoding PQQ-dependent sugar dehydrogenase: protein MVAFALKSTQILGGILATSLLSLMSLEVLTTSALGNPPPASVETKVKVPSTMKFAPFNTDRYLKVPPNFSASVYARITKARFMAVAPNGDLLVSQPSTGKVLIVRPNGSKDPIISDFVTGLRRPHDIVFHKIDNTTYVYISETHQINRFIYKSGDIVAKNRQIVVTGLPDSSTPELKSFYGHELKNIALDSNHKLYVSIASTCNACKEDTVSTPKRGAIYQYNANGTNQRLFAQGLRNAEGLAFLPDTNDLWVVVNNRDNIAYPFNDSTGNYGKIIRSYVDNHPPEEFTKVRDGGNYGWPFCNPNPDTPTGLNNMPFDRDYQLNRDGGVDCNAMDRINKGIQAHSAPLGLTFLQNTKFPSLYSSGAVTGLHGSWNRQRKTGYKIAYFPWNSTTKTLGQEMDLVNGWLIPTTQEVWGRPVDMVVDNQGNLLISDDHSGTIYKLSYLLSDIKN, encoded by the coding sequence ATGGTTGCATTTGCTTTAAAATCAACACAGATACTTGGAGGCATATTAGCCACATCGCTACTGAGTCTAATGTCCTTAGAGGTTCTTACCACCTCCGCACTGGGCAATCCGCCCCCTGCATCTGTTGAAACTAAGGTTAAAGTGCCTAGTACAATGAAGTTTGCGCCCTTTAATACTGACCGTTACTTGAAAGTGCCGCCCAATTTCTCCGCCTCTGTTTATGCTCGCATTACCAAAGCTCGCTTTATGGCAGTTGCTCCCAATGGGGATCTTCTAGTATCACAGCCGAGTACGGGTAAAGTGTTAATTGTCCGCCCCAATGGCAGCAAAGACCCAATTATTTCTGACTTCGTGACGGGTCTACGCAGACCACACGACATTGTGTTTCATAAGATTGACAACACCACATACGTTTATATCTCTGAGACTCATCAAATTAACCGCTTCATCTACAAATCTGGAGATATAGTCGCCAAAAATCGCCAAATCGTTGTAACTGGCTTACCAGACAGCAGCACACCGGAACTCAAAAGCTTCTATGGGCATGAACTAAAAAATATCGCACTTGATTCCAACCACAAACTGTACGTGTCAATCGCCTCTACGTGCAATGCCTGCAAGGAAGATACTGTCAGTACCCCAAAGCGTGGTGCGATTTACCAGTACAACGCTAATGGAACCAATCAACGGCTTTTTGCCCAAGGTTTACGTAATGCCGAAGGATTAGCATTCTTACCTGACACAAATGACCTTTGGGTAGTCGTTAATAATCGAGATAACATCGCCTATCCCTTCAACGATAGTACCGGCAATTACGGTAAGATTATCCGCTCTTACGTAGACAACCACCCGCCAGAGGAGTTCACGAAAGTCCGAGATGGCGGCAACTACGGTTGGCCATTCTGCAACCCCAATCCTGACACGCCAACTGGCCTCAACAATATGCCGTTTGACCGCGACTATCAGTTAAATCGTGATGGAGGTGTTGATTGCAATGCAATGGACAGAATTAACAAGGGTATTCAAGCCCATTCGGCTCCCTTGGGATTAACATTTTTACAAAATACCAAATTTCCCAGCCTGTACTCAAGTGGGGCAGTGACGGGGCTACATGGTTCATGGAATCGGCAAAGGAAAACGGGCTACAAAATAGCTTACTTTCCCTGGAACAGTACAACAAAGACTCTAGGACAGGAGATGGATTTAGTCAACGGTTGGCTAATTCCAACAACGCAAGAAGTCTGGGGACGACCGGTGGATATGGTAGTTGATAACCAAGGTAATTTGTTAATTTCGGATGACCACAGCGGCACTATCTACAAGCTCTCCTATTTATTATCCGACATCAAAAATTGA
- a CDS encoding NAD(P)-dependent alcohol dehydrogenase → MKAVVIRRYGGAEVLQYEDVEQPKIEPTQLLIKVRASSVNPIDWKIRQGMLSLITGSKFPKILGFDVAGEVVEVGSGVTRFKPGDGIYGSTSFPGGGYAEFAAIPENLAALKPTNLNYEEAAAVPLAALTALQALRDQGNIQRGQNVLINGAAGGVGIFAVQIAKALGAQVTGVSSTKNLDLVKSLGADRVIDYTQQDFAEDTAQYDIIFDAVGKRSLSQTKRVLKPNGIYITTLPSPEVLLESVLTAFLPGQKAKFLFEKPNTKDLLFLKELIEAGKIRVVIDRTYPLQELAAAHAYSETGRAVGKIAIAVSS, encoded by the coding sequence ATGAAAGCAGTGGTTATCCGTCGGTATGGCGGCGCTGAAGTATTGCAGTATGAAGATGTGGAGCAGCCGAAAATTGAGCCAACGCAGTTACTTATAAAAGTTCGTGCTAGTAGCGTTAATCCCATTGATTGGAAAATTCGCCAAGGGATGTTGAGTTTGATTACCGGCAGCAAATTCCCAAAGATTCTGGGGTTTGATGTAGCGGGAGAAGTCGTAGAGGTTGGCTCTGGTGTCACGCGCTTTAAACCAGGAGATGGTATTTACGGTAGTACTAGCTTCCCTGGAGGAGGTTACGCAGAGTTTGCAGCCATCCCAGAAAACTTGGCGGCGCTCAAACCAACGAATCTAAACTATGAAGAAGCTGCTGCTGTGCCTTTAGCAGCGCTCACGGCTTTGCAAGCGCTGCGAGATCAAGGAAATATTCAAAGAGGACAAAATGTCTTAATTAATGGTGCTGCGGGCGGTGTAGGGATTTTTGCAGTGCAAATTGCTAAGGCTTTAGGCGCACAGGTGACGGGGGTTAGCAGTACCAAAAATTTAGATTTGGTGAAATCTTTGGGAGCAGACCGCGTGATTGATTATACGCAGCAAGATTTTGCCGAAGATACAGCGCAGTATGACATTATCTTTGATGCAGTAGGTAAGCGATCGCTCTCACAAACCAAAAGAGTCCTCAAACCAAACGGAATTTATATCACCACGTTACCCAGCCCCGAAGTCTTGTTAGAGAGCGTCTTAACAGCATTCCTTCCCGGTCAAAAAGCGAAATTTCTCTTTGAGAAACCTAACACTAAAGACTTGCTTTTTCTCAAAGAATTGATTGAAGCGGGTAAGATTCGTGTGGTGATTGATCGCACATATCCCTTACAAGAACTAGCGGCGGCTCATGCTTATAGCGAAACTGGGCGTGCAGTGGGGAAAATTGCGATTGCTGTTTCTAGTTGA
- a CDS encoding element excision factor XisH family protein, whose amino-acid sequence MPARDIYHNNVKNALIKDKWTITHDPLTLKFGKKDLYVDLGARQLLAAQKAEYKIAVEIKSFSGRSDVDDLEKALGQYILYQDILIELEPERMLYLAVPNRVFDDLFEEPIGKLLLKNHRLKLITFDPKQEVIKQWIIPN is encoded by the coding sequence ATGCCAGCTAGAGACATCTATCACAATAATGTCAAAAATGCTTTGATTAAAGACAAATGGACAATTACTCATGACCCATTGACCCTGAAGTTTGGTAAAAAAGATTTGTATGTTGATTTAGGTGCTAGACAACTGTTGGCGGCGCAAAAGGCAGAATACAAAATTGCAGTTGAGATTAAAAGTTTTAGCGGCAGATCGGATGTTGATGATTTAGAAAAAGCGTTGGGTCAGTATATCTTATATCAGGATATTTTAATTGAGTTAGAGCCAGAGCGAATGTTATATCTTGCAGTGCCTAACAGAGTTTTTGATGATTTGTTTGAAGAACCCATCGGCAAACTTTTATTAAAAAATCATCGTTTAAAGCTGATTACCTTTGATCCAAAACAGGAGGTCATCAAACAATGGATTATACCCAATTAG
- a CDS encoding XisI protein, whose amino-acid sequence MDYTQLDHYRQVIETILGEYASLSYSYADIQSELVFDRSRDRYLWMDIGWDGDRRIHGCLVHIDLIDGKIWIQRDGTEEGIAADLERAGIPKEHIVLGFRPPELRPYTGYAVA is encoded by the coding sequence ATGGATTATACCCAATTAGACCACTATCGCCAGGTGATTGAAACTATCCTCGGTGAATATGCTTCACTGAGTTATTCCTATGCGGATATTCAATCAGAATTAGTGTTTGATCGAAGCCGCGATCGCTATTTGTGGATGGATATAGGTTGGGATGGCGATCGCCGCATTCACGGCTGTCTGGTTCATATTGACTTGATTGATGGCAAAATCTGGATTCAACGGGATGGTACGGAAGAAGGCATTGCCGCCGATTTAGAACGGGCTGGAATTCCTAAAGAACACATCGTCCTTGGTTTTCGTCCACCGGAGTTAAGACCCTACACTGGCTATGCAGTTGCTTAA
- a CDS encoding Uma2 family endonuclease, whose protein sequence is MIAIPQQPPKMTVEEYLEWEPQQDVRYEYANGEVFAMTGGTIPHNDIALNLYRASYPHLRSRGCRVNVSDVKMQLTPQSRYYYPDVIVSCDPQDLNARNFIQHPKLIVEVLSPGTSAKDRGEKFTYYLTIPSLQEYILIDSEKISVERYCRGEGRMWLYYPYTAGDIITLSSIEFECPIELLYEGVVFTTEE, encoded by the coding sequence ATGATTGCTATCCCCCAACAGCCTCCAAAAATGACCGTTGAGGAATATCTCGAATGGGAACCTCAACAAGACGTTCGCTACGAATATGCCAATGGCGAAGTATTTGCCATGACAGGCGGTACAATTCCCCATAACGACATTGCACTCAATCTCTACAGAGCTTCGTACCCCCACCTGCGTTCTAGAGGTTGTCGAGTGAATGTGTCAGACGTGAAAATGCAACTCACTCCCCAGAGCCGCTACTATTATCCTGATGTTATTGTCAGTTGCGACCCTCAAGACCTCAATGCCCGCAATTTTATTCAACATCCCAAGCTGATTGTCGAAGTTCTTTCGCCAGGGACAAGCGCTAAAGATCGGGGTGAAAAATTTACTTATTATCTCACAATCCCTAGTTTGCAAGAGTATATCTTGATTGACTCAGAAAAAATCTCCGTCGAGCGTTACTGTCGGGGTGAGGGTAGGATGTGGCTTTACTATCCCTACACGGCTGGAGATATCATCACTCTATCGAGCATTGAATTTGAATGTCCGATTGAACTGCTGTATGAAGGTGTTGTATTTACCACTGAAGAATAA
- the nifB gene encoding nitrogenase cofactor biosynthesis protein NifB — MTSPSTRLLNSNATESTTQAKSGGCGCDSTSSATVERDEKLEERIAKHPCYSEDAHHHYARMHVAVAPACNIQCNYCNRKYDCANESRPGVVSELLTPEQAAHKALVIGGKIPQMTVVGIAGPGDPLANPEKTFRTFELIAEQAPDIKLCLSTNGLMLPDYIDRIKQLNIDHVTITINMVDPEIGAKIYPWVHYRRKRYRGIEGARILHERQMEGLQALKDADILCKVNSVMIPGINDHHLVEVNRVIREKGAFLHNIMPLISAPEHGTHFGLTGQRGPTPKELKEVQDNCSGNMKMMRHCRQCRADAVGLLGEDRSQEFSKEKFLEMTPEYDMEQRATVHEGIEKFKEELKVAKDKALAGKKFANSPKVLVAVATKGGGLVNQHFGHAKEFQIYEVGGDEVRFVSHRKIDQYCQGGYGEEASFEHIMKAIADCKAVLVSKIGNCPQEKLQEAGIKTVEAYDVIEKVALEFYEQYVKELGNN, encoded by the coding sequence ATGACATCACCGTCTACACGACTCCTCAACTCCAACGCTACGGAATCGACAACCCAAGCAAAATCCGGTGGTTGCGGCTGCGACAGCACCAGCAGCGCCACAGTGGAAAGGGACGAAAAGCTCGAAGAACGAATTGCTAAACATCCCTGCTACAGCGAAGACGCTCATCACCACTACGCCCGGATGCACGTTGCAGTTGCTCCCGCTTGCAACATTCAATGCAACTATTGCAACCGCAAATATGACTGCGCTAACGAAAGCCGTCCTGGAGTAGTTAGCGAATTGCTAACACCAGAACAAGCAGCACACAAAGCTTTAGTCATTGGCGGCAAGATTCCCCAAATGACAGTTGTGGGAATTGCCGGCCCTGGCGACCCTCTGGCGAACCCAGAAAAAACCTTCCGCACATTTGAGTTGATTGCAGAGCAAGCACCAGACATCAAGCTTTGCTTATCAACCAATGGTTTAATGTTGCCCGACTACATTGATCGCATTAAACAATTAAATATAGATCACGTTACGATCACCATTAACATGGTAGATCCGGAGATCGGTGCTAAGATTTATCCTTGGGTTCACTACAGACGCAAGCGTTATAGAGGCATTGAAGGCGCAAGAATTCTCCACGAAAGACAGATGGAAGGCTTGCAAGCTCTCAAAGATGCTGATATCTTGTGCAAAGTAAACTCAGTGATGATTCCCGGAATTAATGACCATCACTTAGTCGAAGTGAATCGAGTCATTCGTGAGAAAGGTGCATTCTTGCACAACATCATGCCATTGATTTCTGCACCAGAGCATGGCACACACTTCGGTTTAACCGGTCAACGTGGTCCCACACCCAAAGAACTCAAAGAAGTTCAAGACAATTGCTCCGGTAACATGAAAATGATGCGCCACTGTCGCCAGTGTCGTGCCGATGCAGTAGGATTATTAGGAGAAGACCGCAGCCAAGAATTTTCCAAAGAGAAATTCTTGGAAATGACTCCAGAATATGACATGGAGCAACGCGCTACCGTTCACGAAGGGATTGAGAAGTTTAAAGAAGAACTTAAAGTAGCCAAAGACAAGGCGCTTGCCGGCAAGAAATTTGCCAACAGTCCTAAAGTCTTAGTTGCAGTAGCAACCAAAGGCGGCGGATTGGTTAACCAACACTTCGGTCATGCGAAAGAATTCCAAATTTACGAAGTGGGTGGGGACGAAGTTCGCTTTGTTAGCCATCGCAAAATTGACCAATACTGCCAAGGTGGATACGGCGAAGAAGCTTCTTTTGAGCATATTATGAAAGCGATCGCAGATTGCAAAGCAGTTTTAGTCTCCAAGATTGGTAACTGTCCTCAAGAAAAATTGCAAGAAGCTGGAATCAAGACAGTTGAAGCTTACGACGTAATCGAAAAGGTTGCTTTGGAGTTCTACGAGCAATACGTTAAAGAATTAGGGAATAACTAA
- a CDS encoding 4Fe-4S binding protein, producing MAYKILTSQCISCNLCLTVCPTNAVKVVDGQHWIDPELCTNCIGSIHTVPQCKAGCPTCNGCVKQPSDYWEGWFTNYNHVVAKLTNKQDYWERWFNCYSQKYSEQLQKRQSQSVGSEA from the coding sequence ATGGCTTACAAAATTCTTACTAGCCAGTGTATTTCCTGCAATCTCTGTCTAACGGTATGTCCCACAAATGCAGTTAAAGTGGTTGACGGACAGCACTGGATTGACCCTGAACTTTGTACAAACTGTATTGGTAGCATTCATACCGTGCCTCAGTGTAAAGCTGGTTGTCCCACCTGCAACGGTTGCGTTAAGCAGCCTAGCGATTATTGGGAAGGCTGGTTTACCAATTACAATCACGTAGTTGCTAAATTAACAAATAAACAAGATTACTGGGAACGTTGGTTTAATTGTTATTCCCAGAAATACTCGGAACAGTTGCAAAAGCGTCAATCCCAATCAGTGGGTTCTGAAGCTTAA
- the nifS gene encoding cysteine desulfurase NifS, producing the protein MQNNCIYLDNNATTKVDPEVIEVMLPYLTDYYGNPSSMHTFGGQVGKAVRTAREQLAAILGADESEIVYTSCGTEGDNAAIRAALLAQPEKRHIVTTQVEHPAVLNVCKQLETQGYSVTYLSVNNQGQLDLDELEASLTGNTALVTIMYANNETGTIFPIEQIGLRVKEYGAIFHVDAVQAVGKIPLNMKTSTVDMLTLSGHKLHGPKGIGALYIRRGVRFRPFMIGGHQERGRRAGTENVPGIIALGKAAELELLHLEEAIARERKLRDRLEQTLLAKIPDCVVNGDVTQRLPNTTNIGFKYIEGEAILLLLNKYGICASSGSACTSGSLEPSHVLRAMGLPYTTLHGSIRFSLCRYTTEAEIDRVIEVMPSIVERLRALSPFKNDDAGWLQGQEQALAHR; encoded by the coding sequence ATGCAAAATAACTGCATCTATCTTGATAATAATGCTACCACTAAGGTAGACCCAGAAGTTATAGAGGTAATGTTACCTTACCTCACAGATTATTACGGCAATCCCTCTAGTATGCATACCTTTGGTGGGCAAGTCGGTAAAGCAGTGAGAACAGCAAGAGAACAACTTGCAGCCATCCTGGGAGCCGATGAGTCAGAAATTGTCTACACAAGTTGCGGTACTGAGGGAGATAACGCCGCGATTCGAGCCGCACTGTTGGCGCAACCAGAAAAGCGCCACATCGTCACTACCCAAGTTGAACATCCAGCAGTACTTAATGTCTGCAAACAATTAGAAACCCAAGGTTATAGTGTTACCTATCTATCAGTAAATAATCAAGGGCAACTGGATCTAGATGAACTAGAAGCTTCCTTGACGGGTAACACCGCCCTGGTGACAATTATGTATGCTAATAACGAAACCGGCACGATTTTCCCGATTGAACAAATTGGGTTGCGCGTCAAAGAATATGGTGCTATCTTCCATGTAGATGCGGTGCAAGCAGTGGGAAAAATCCCCTTGAATATGAAGACTAGCACGGTGGATATGTTAACCCTGTCTGGTCACAAGCTGCACGGACCGAAAGGAATTGGTGCTTTATATATTCGACGCGGGGTTCGGTTCCGTCCCTTCATGATTGGGGGACACCAAGAACGCGGACGTAGAGCGGGAACAGAGAATGTTCCAGGAATTATTGCCTTGGGCAAAGCTGCGGAACTAGAACTGCTACATTTAGAAGAAGCGATCGCAAGAGAAAGAAAGCTGCGCGATCGCCTGGAACAAACTTTACTCGCTAAAATTCCCGATTGTGTAGTTAACGGTGACGTTACGCAGAGATTGCCAAACACAACCAATATCGGCTTCAAGTACATAGAAGGTGAAGCAATCCTACTGTTATTGAACAAATACGGTATCTGTGCATCATCCGGTTCTGCTTGTACCTCCGGTTCTCTAGAACCCTCCCACGTCCTGCGGGCAATGGGCTTACCCTACACAACTTTGCACGGTTCAATTCGCTTCAGTCTTTGTCGCTACACCACAGAAGCCGAAATCGATCGAGTAATAGAAGTAATGCCCAGTATTGTAGAACGTTTACGCGCCCTCTCACCCTTCAAAAATGATGATGCAGGTTGGTTGCAAGGACAAGAACAAGCACTAGCGCATCGTTAG
- the nifU gene encoding Fe-S cluster assembly protein NifU: protein MWDYTDKVLELFYDPKNQGEIEETGEAGVKVATGEIGSIACGDALRLHLKVEVESDKILDARFQTFGCTSAIASSSALTEMVKGLTLDEALKVSNKDIADYLGGLPEAKMHCSVMGQEALEAAIYNYRGIPLATHDDDDEGALICSCFGISESKIRRVILENHLTDAEQVTNYVKAGGGCGSCLANIDDIIRSVQQEYASPALNNYGVQVATEIVNSKQRSLTNVQKIALIQKVLDEEVRPVLIADGGDVELYDVEGDRVKVVLQGACGSCSSSTATLKIAIEARLQDRVSKSLVVEAV from the coding sequence ATGTGGGACTACACCGATAAAGTATTAGAACTGTTTTACGATCCCAAAAATCAGGGAGAAATTGAAGAAACGGGCGAAGCTGGAGTTAAGGTTGCAACGGGAGAAATCGGTAGCATTGCTTGCGGCGATGCTCTGAGATTGCACCTGAAAGTGGAAGTAGAATCTGATAAGATTCTAGATGCTCGGTTTCAAACCTTTGGCTGTACTAGTGCGATCGCATCTTCTAGTGCATTAACCGAAATGGTTAAGGGTTTAACCTTAGATGAAGCCCTGAAAGTGTCCAATAAAGACATTGCAGATTACCTGGGTGGTTTGCCAGAAGCAAAGATGCATTGCTCTGTCATGGGACAAGAAGCGCTAGAAGCCGCTATCTATAATTATCGTGGCATTCCTCTAGCTACTCATGATGATGACGATGAAGGCGCGTTAATTTGCAGTTGCTTTGGTATCAGCGAATCTAAAATTCGTCGTGTGATTCTGGAAAATCATCTCACGGATGCCGAGCAAGTAACAAATTATGTAAAAGCTGGTGGCGGATGCGGTTCCTGTCTGGCTAATATCGATGATATTATTAGATCAGTTCAACAGGAATACGCCTCACCTGCTCTCAACAATTACGGCGTACAAGTTGCCACAGAAATTGTTAATTCAAAGCAACGATCGCTAACAAACGTGCAAAAGATTGCTCTAATTCAAAAGGTTCTTGATGAAGAAGTCAGACCCGTACTCATTGCAGATGGGGGAGATGTAGAACTATATGATGTAGAAGGCGATCGCGTTAAAGTTGTACTGCAAGGTGCTTGCGGTTCCTGTTCTAGTAGTACAGCAACTCTGAAAATTGCGATCGAAGCCAGATTACAAGATCGTGTCAGCAAGAGCCTTGTAGTCGAAGCAGTTTAG
- a CDS encoding globin domain-containing protein, whose product MSTLYDNIGGQPAIEQVVDELHKRIATDSLLSPIFAGTDMAKQRNHLVAFLGQIFEGPKQYGGRPMDKTHAGLNLQQPHFDAIAKHLGEAMAVRGVSAENTKAALDRVTNMKGAILNK is encoded by the coding sequence ATGAGCACATTGTACGACAACATTGGTGGACAACCAGCTATTGAACAAGTAGTAGATGAACTCCACAAACGCATTGCTACAGACAGCCTCCTCAGTCCCATTTTTGCTGGTACAGACATGGCGAAGCAACGTAATCATCTAGTTGCTTTCTTAGGTCAAATATTTGAAGGGCCAAAGCAATACGGCGGTCGTCCAATGGACAAAACCCACGCAGGATTGAATTTACAGCAACCACACTTCGATGCGATCGCCAAGCATCTCGGTGAAGCAATGGCTGTGCGTGGAGTGTCAGCAGAAAATACCAAAGCTGCACTAGATCGCGTCACAAATATGAAGGGCGCTATTTTGAACAAATAA
- the nifH gene encoding nitrogenase iron protein gives MTDENIRQIAFYGKGGIGKSTTSQNTLAAMAEMGQRILIVGCDPKADSTRLMLHSKAQTTVLHLAAERGAVEDIELEEVMLTGFRNVRCVESGGPEPGVGCAGRGIITAINFLEENGAYQDLDFVSYDVLGDVVCGGFAMPIREGKAQEIYIVTSGEMMAMYAANNIARGVLKYAHTGGVRLGGLICNSRNTDREIELIETLAKRLNTQMLHFVPRDNIVQHAELRRMTVNEYAPESNQANEYRTLATKIINNKNLAIPTPIEMEELEELLIEFGILESDENTAMLVGKSAAEAPVV, from the coding sequence ATGACAGACGAAAACATTAGACAGATAGCTTTCTACGGTAAGGGCGGTATCGGTAAATCTACCACCTCCCAAAACACCTTAGCAGCTATGGCAGAAATGGGTCAACGCATCCTCATCGTCGGTTGCGACCCTAAAGCTGACTCCACCCGTTTGATGCTGCACAGCAAGGCTCAAACAACCGTTCTTCACCTCGCCGCAGAACGTGGTGCAGTAGAAGATATCGAACTCGAAGAAGTAATGCTAACCGGTTTCCGTAACGTTCGTTGCGTAGAATCTGGTGGTCCAGAACCCGGTGTAGGTTGCGCCGGTCGTGGTATCATCACCGCCATCAACTTCTTAGAAGAAAACGGTGCTTACCAAGACCTAGACTTCGTATCTTACGACGTATTAGGTGACGTTGTGTGCGGTGGTTTCGCAATGCCTATCCGTGAAGGTAAAGCACAAGAAATCTACATCGTGACATCAGGTGAAATGATGGCGATGTATGCTGCTAACAACATTGCTCGTGGTGTTCTTAAGTATGCTCACACTGGTGGCGTGCGCTTGGGTGGTTTGATTTGTAACAGCCGTAACACTGACCGGGAAATCGAATTGATCGAAACCTTGGCAAAACGGTTGAACACCCAAATGCTTCACTTCGTACCCCGTGACAACATCGTTCAACACGCAGAATTGCGCCGGATGACTGTTAACGAGTACGCACCAGAAAGCAACCAAGCTAACGAATACCGGACATTGGCTACCAAAATCATCAACAACAAAAATCTAGCTATTCCTACACCCATCGAAATGGAAGAACTAGAAGAATTGTTGATTGAATTCGGTATTCTCGAAAGCGACGAAAATACCGCAATGTTGGTTGGTAAGAGTGCTGCTGAAGCTCCTGTAGTATAA
- a CDS encoding site-specific integrase: protein MKSKGQDVFEDFTPPASTDGSYLGTQKHMKATRQHLERKFEKGLTDTRARLKAAKVKVGLVVARDTIQLQASLPIKPGDRDTKGTGFKQYKISLNIPASLDGLRTAEEEANELGKLLARKQFEWTDKYLGKVARVSNRSQTLGDLLEEFETEYFKTRKLTEKSKHTFFYYKEYLRRLIGLDTLLTQADIDKKLAELTGDSAKYSAVKSLKVLKSTLNLAGFTLEQFKATQPKSQVRDIPSDEDIIKYQESFHHYSLTRSLTIKKSCLDSWKMWEWVYGMLATYGLRPRELFVNPEIDWWLSPENKDNTWKVHPDTKTGYREALPLHPEWVYLFDLKNVEYLELLKAQTDGRTSFTDINTIRVNCSSWFRRVNIPFTPYDLRHAWAIRAHMMGIPIKAAADNLGHSVEIHTEIYQKWFSLENRRKVIKQAVDKKDDMDALIQENARLRAEVEYLRQALARHQISEVLST from the coding sequence ATGAAAAGCAAAGGGCAGGACGTTTTTGAGGATTTCACTCCGCCAGCATCTACCGATGGCAGCTATCTAGGAACGCAGAAACACATGAAGGCTACTCGGCAGCATCTGGAACGCAAGTTTGAGAAAGGTTTGACAGACACTAGGGCCCGTCTAAAAGCCGCTAAGGTGAAAGTGGGTTTGGTCGTGGCACGGGACACTATTCAATTGCAAGCATCTCTACCAATCAAGCCAGGCGATAGGGACACGAAAGGAACTGGTTTTAAGCAGTACAAGATTTCGCTAAACATCCCTGCAAGCTTGGACGGGTTGAGAACAGCTGAGGAAGAGGCAAACGAGCTAGGCAAGCTACTCGCCCGCAAACAGTTTGAATGGACTGATAAATATCTGGGTAAAGTCGCTAGGGTCAGCAACAGATCCCAAACCCTTGGTGATCTTTTAGAAGAGTTTGAAACTGAGTATTTCAAAACACGCAAATTAACAGAAAAAAGTAAACACACCTTTTTCTATTACAAAGAGTATTTACGGCGATTGATTGGACTAGATACTTTATTGACTCAAGCGGATATTGATAAAAAGCTTGCAGAATTGACGGGTGATTCCGCCAAATACAGTGCTGTTAAATCGTTGAAGGTTTTAAAATCAACTCTTAATTTAGCTGGTTTCACTCTCGAACAATTTAAAGCTACACAACCCAAAAGTCAGGTTAGGGACATTCCCAGTGATGAGGATATCATCAAATATCAGGAATCTTTTCATCACTACTCTTTGACTAGAAGCCTAACAATTAAAAAGAGTTGTTTAGACAGTTGGAAGATGTGGGAATGGGTGTATGGAATGCTTGCTACTTATGGACTACGCCCAAGAGAACTGTTTGTAAATCCTGAAATTGATTGGTGGTTGAGTCCTGAAAATAAAGATAATACATGGAAGGTTCACCCAGATACTAAGACTGGTTACAGGGAAGCTTTACCGCTACATCCTGAATGGGTTTACTTGTTTGATTTAAAAAACGTAGAGTATTTGGAACTGTTAAAAGCTCAAACTGATGGCAGAACTAGTTTTACAGATATCAACACTATTCGGGTTAATTGTTCATCCTGGTTTAGGCGCGTAAATATTCCCTTTACGCCCTACGATTTACGCCATGCTTGGGCGATTCGAGCGCACATGATGGGCATTCCAATTAAAGCTGCTGCTGACAATTTGGGGCATTCTGTAGAAATTCACACTGAGATTTATCAGAAGTGGTTCAGCTTGGAGAACCGGAGGAAGGTAATTAAGCAGGCAGTGGATAAAAAAGATGATATGGATGCGTTGATACAGGAGAATGCACGACTAAGGGCTGAGGTGGAATATCTCAGGCAAGCTCTGGCACGGCATCAAATTAGTGAGGTTTTGTCTACTTAA